The Prionailurus viverrinus isolate Anna chromosome B4, UM_Priviv_1.0, whole genome shotgun sequence genome has a window encoding:
- the CHD4 gene encoding chromodomain-helicase-DNA-binding protein 4 isoform X3 has protein sequence MASGLGSPSPCSAGSEEEDMDALLNNSLPPPHPENEEDPEEDLSEAETPKLKKKKKPKKPRDPKIPKSKRQKKERMLLCRQLGDSSGEGPEFVEEEEEVALRSDSEGSDYTPGKKKKKKLGPKKEKKSKSKRKEEEEEDDDDDDSKEPKSSAQLLEDWGMEDIDHVFSEEDYRTLTNYKAFSQFVRPLIAAKNPKIAVSKMMMVLGAKWREFSTNNPFKGSSGASVAAAAAAAVAVVESMVTATEVAPPPPPVEVPIRKAKTKEGKGPNARRKPKGSPRVPDAKKPKPKKVAPLKIKLGGFGSKRKRSSSEDDDLDVESDFDDASINSYSVSDGSTSRSSRSRKKLRTTKKKKKGEEEVTAVDGYETDHQDYCEVCQQGGEIILCDTCPRAYHMVCLDPDMEKAPEGKWSCPHCEKEGIQWEAKEDNSEGEEILEEVGGDPEEEDDHHMEFCRVCKDGGELLCCDTCPSSYHIHCLNPPLPEIPNGEWLCPRCTCPALKGKVQKILIWKWGQPPSPTPVPRPPDADPNTPSPKPLEGRPERQFFVKWQGMSYWHCSWVSELQLELHCQVMFRNYQRKNDMDEPPSGDFGGDEEKSRKRKNKDPKFAEMEERFYRYGIKPEWMMIHRILNHSVDKKGHVHYLIKWRDLPYDQASWESEDVEIQDYDLFKQSYWNHRELMRGEEGRPGKKLKKVKLRKLERPPETPTVDPTVKYERQPEYLDATGGTLHPYQMEGLNWLRFSWAQGTDTILADEMGLGKTVQTAVFLYSLYKEGHSKGPFLVSAPLSTIINWEREFEMWAPDMYVVTYVGDKDSRAIIRENEFSFEDNAIRGGKKASRMKKEASVKFHVLLTSYELITIDMAILGSIDWACLIVDEAHRLKNNQSKFFRVLNGYSLQHKLLLTGTPLQNNLEELFHLLNFLTPERFHNLEGFLEEFADIAKEDQIKKLHDMLGPHMLRRLKADVFKNMPSKTELIVRVELSPMQKKYYKYILTRNFEALNARGGGNQVSLLNVVMDLKKCCNHPYLFPVAAMEAPKMPNGMYDGSALIRASGKLLLLQKMLKNLKEGGHRVLIFSQMTKMLDLLEDFLEHEGYKYERIDGGITGNMRQEAIDRFNAPGAQQFCFLLSTRAGGLGINLATADTVIIYDSDWNPHNDIQAFSRAHRIGQNKKVMIYRFVTRASVEERITQVAKKKMMLTHLVVRPGLGSKTGSMSKQELDDILKFGTEELFKDEATDGGGDNKEGEDSSVIHYDDKAIERLLDRNQDETEDTELQGMNEYLSSFKVAQYVVREEEMGEEEEVEREIIKQEESVDPDYWEKLLRHHYEQQQEDLARNLGKGKRIRKQVNYNDGSQEDRDWQDDQSDNQSDYSVASEEGDEDFDERSEAPRRPSRKGLRNDKDKPLPPLLARVGGNIEVLGFNARQRKAFLNAIMRYGMPPQDAFTTQWLVRDLRGKSEKEFKAYVSLFMRHLCEPGADGAETFADGVPREGLSRQHVLTRIGVMSLIRKKVQEFEHVNGRWSMPELAEVEENKKMSQPGSPSPKTPTPSTPGDTQPNTPAPAPPAEDGIKIEENSLKEEESAEGEKEVKSAAPEATVECTQPPAPASEDEKVLVEPPEGEEKVEKAEVKERTEEPMETEPKGVADVEKVEEKSAVDLTPIVVEDKEEKKEEEEKKEVMLQNGETPKDLNDEKQKKNIKQRFMFNIADGGFTELHSLWQNEERAATVTKKTYEIWHRRHDYWLLAGIINHGYARWQDIQNDPRYAILNEPFKGEMNRGNFLEIKNKFLARRFKLLEQALVIEEQLRRAAYLNMSEDPSHPSMALNTRFAEVECLAESHQHLSKESMAGNKPANAVLHKVLKQLEELLSDMKADVTRLPATIARIPPVAVRLQMSERNILSRLANRAPEPTPQQVAQQQ, from the exons ATGGCGTCGGGCCTGGGCTCCCCGTCCCCCTGCTCGGCGGGCAGCGAGGAGGAGGATATGGATGCACTTTTGAACAacagcctgcccccaccccacccag AAAATGAAGAGGACCCAGAAGAGGATTTGTCAGAAGCAGAGACTCCAAAgctcaagaagaagaaaaagcctaAGAAGCCTCGGGACCCTAAAATCCCTAAGAGCAAGCGCCAAAAAAAGGAG cGTATGCTCTTATGCCGGCAGCTGGGGGACAGCTCTGGGGAGGGGCCGGAGtttgtggaggaggaggaagaggtggctCTGCGCTCAGACAGTGAGGGCAGCGACTATACCCCtggcaagaagaagaagaagaagcttggacctaagaaagaaaagaagagcaaatccaagaggaaggaagaggaggaggaggatgacgatgatgatgattcAAAG GAACCTAAATCGTCCGCTCAGCTCCTGGAAGACTGGGGCATGGAAGACATTGACCATGTGTTCTCAGAGGAGGATTATCGCACCCTCACCAACTACAAGGCCTTTAGCCAGTTTGTCCG ACCCCTCATTGCTGCCAAAAACCCCAAGATTGCTGTCTCCAAGATGATGATGGTTTTGGGTGCAAAGTGGCGTGAGTTTAGCACCAACAACCCCTTCAAAGGCAGTTCTGGGGCATCAGTggcggcagcagcggcagcagcggtGGCTGTCGTGGAGAGCATGGTGACGGCCACTGAAGTTgcaccacctcctccccctgTGGAGGTGCCTATCCGCAAGGCCAAGACCAAGGAGGGCAAAG GTCCTAATGCTCGGAGGAAGCCCAAGGGCAGCCCTCGTGTACCTGATGCCAAGAAGCCTAAACCCAAGAAAGTAGCTCCCCTGAAAATCAAGCTGGGAGGTTTTGGTTCTAAGCGGAAGAGATCCTCG AGTGAAGATGATGATTTAGATGTGGAATCTGACTTCGATGATGCTAGTATCAATAGCTATTCTGTTTCTGATGGTTCTACCAGCCGTAGTAGCCGCAGCCGCAAGAAACTCCgaaccactaaaaagaagaagaaag GCGAGGAGGAGGTGACTGCTGTGGATGGTTATGAGACAGACCACCAGGACTATTGCGAGGTGTGCCAGCAAGGCGGTGAGATCATCCTGTGTGATACCTGTCCCCGAGCTTACCACATGGTCTGCCTGGATCCGGATATGGAGAAGGCTCCTGAGGGCAAGTGGAGCTGCCCACACTGC GAGAAGGAAGGCATCCAGTGGGAGGCTAAAGAGGACAATTCGGAGGGTGAGGAGATCCTGGAAGAGGTTGGAGGAGACCCTGAAGAGGAGGATGACCACCATATGGAATTCTGTCGTGTCTGTAAAGACGGTGGGGAGCTGCTCTGCTGTGACACTTGTCCTTCATCCTACCACATCCACTGTCTGAACCCCCCACTTCCAGAGATCCCTAATGGTGAATGGCTCTGTCCCCGTTGTACG TGTCCAGCTCTTAAGGGCAAAGTTCAGAAGATTCTAATCTGGAAGTGGGGTCAGCCACCATCTCCCACACCAGTGCCTCGGCCTCCAGATGCTGATCCCAATACTCCCTCCCCTAAGCCCCTGGAGGGGCGGCCAGAGCGGCAGTTCTTTGTGAAATGGCAAGGCATGTCTTATTGGCACTGCTCCTGGGTGTCTGAACTGCAG TTGGAGCTGCACTGTCAAGTGATGTTTCGAAACTACCAGCGGAAGAACGATATGGATGAACCACCATCTGGGGACTTTGGTGGTGATGAAGAGAAGAGCCGAAAGCGCAAGAACAAAGACCCTAAATTTGCAGAGATGGAGGAACGTTTCTATCGCTATGGGATAAAACCTGAGTGGATGATGATCCACCGAATTCTTAACCACAG TGTGGATAAGAAGGGCCATGTCCATTACTTGATCAAGTGGCGGGACTTACCCTATGATCAGGCATCCTGGGagagtgaggatgtggagatacAGGACTACGACCTGTTCAAGCAGAGCTATTGGAACCACAG GGAGTTAATGAGGGGTGAGGAAGGACGACCAGGCAAGAAGCTCAAGAAGGTGAAGCTGAGAAAGTTGGAGAGGCCTCCTGAAACTCCAACAGTTGAT CCAACAGTGAAGTATGAGCGACAGCCAGAGTACCTGGATGCTACAGGTGGAACCCTGCACCCCTATcagatggagggcttgaactggTTGCGCTTCTCCTGGGCTCAGGGCACTGACACCATCTTGGCTGATGAGATGGGCCTTGGGAAGACTGTCCAAACAGCAGTCTTCCTCTATTCTCTCTACAAGGAG GGTCATTCCAAAGGCCCCTTCCTAGTGAGTGCCCCTCTTTCTACCATCATCAACTGGGAGCGGGAGTTTGAAATGTGGGCTCCAGATATGTATGTGGTGACGTATGTGGGTGACAAAGACAGCCGTGCCATCATCCGAGAGAATGAGTTCTCTTTTGAAGACAACGCCATTCGTGGTGGCAAGAAAGCCTCTCGCATGAAG AAAGAGGCATCTGTGAAATTCCATGTGCTGCTGACGTCTTATGAGTTGATCACCATTGACATGGCTATCTTGGGTTCCATTGATTGGGCATGCCTCATTGTGGATGAAGCGCATCGGCTCAAGAACAATCAGTCAAAG TTCTTCCGGGTCTTAAATGGTTACTCACTTCAACACAAACTGTTGCTGACCGGGACTCCATTACAAAACAATCTAGAAGAGTTGTTTCATCTCCTCAACTTTCTCACCCCAGAGAGGTTCCA caATTTGGAAGGCTTTTTGGAGGAGTTTGCAGACATTGCCAAGGAAGACCAGATTAAAAAACTGCACGATATGCTGGGCCCTCACATGTTGCGGCGGCTCAAAGCTGACGTGTTCAAAAATATGCCATCCAAGACAGAACTGATTGTGCGTGTGGAGCTGAGCCCCATGCAGAA GAAATACTACAAGTACATCCTCACTCGAAATTTTGAAGCACTCAATGCTCGAGGGGGTGGCAACCAGGTCTCTCTGCTGAATGTGGTGATGGATCTTAAGAAGTGCTGCAACCACCCATATCTTTTCCCTGTGGCTGCGATG GAAGCCCCTAAAATGCCCAATGGCATGTATGATGGCAGTGCTCTAATCCGAGCATCTGGAAAATTATTGCTGCTACAGAAGATGCTTAAGAACCTTAAGGAGGGTGGGCACCGTGTACTCATCTTCTCTCAG ATGACCAAGATGCTGGACTTGTTGGAGGATTTCTTGGAACATGAAGGTTATAAGTATGAACGTATTGATGGTGGGATAACTGGGAACATGCGACAAGAGGCCATTGACCGCTTCAATG CACCGGGTGCTCAACAGTTCTGCTTCTTGCTTTCTACTCGAGCTGGGGGCCTTGGAATCAATCTGGCCACTGCTGACACAGTTATTATCTATGACTCTGACTGGAACCCCCATAATGACATCCAG GCTTTTAGTAGAGCTCACCGTATTGGGCAGAATAAGAAGGTGATGATATATCGGTTTGTGACCCGTGCGTCAGTGGAGGAGCGCATCACGCAGGTGGCAAAGAAGAAGATGATGCTGACGCATCTAGTGGTTCGGCCTGGGCTGGGCTCCAAGACTGGATCCATGTCCAAACAGGAGCTTGATGACATCCTCAAGTTTGGCACTGAAGAACTATTTAAGGATGAAGCCACAGATGGAG GAGGAGACAACAAAGAGGGAGAAGATAGCAGTGTTATCCACTATGATGATAAGGCCATTGAGCGACTTCTGGACCGTAACCAGGATGagacagaagacacagaattgcaGGGCATGAATGAATATTTGAGCTCATTCAAAGTGGCCCAGTACGTGGTGCGGGAAGAAGAGATGGGG gaggaagaggaggtagAACGAGAAAtcataaaacaggaagaaagtgTGGATCCTGACTACTGGGAGAAATTGCTGCGGCACCATTATGAGCAGCAGCAAGAAGATCTAGCCCGAAATCtgggcaaaggaaaaagaatccgTAAACAGGTCAACTACAATGATGGCTCCCAGGAGGACCGAG atTGGCAGGACGACCAGTCCGACAACCAGTCCGATTATTCAGTGGCCTCAGAGGAAGGTGATGAAGACTTTGATGAACGCTCAGAAG CTCCCCGCAGGCCCAGTCGCAAGGGCCTGCGGAATGATAAAGATAAGCCATTGCCTCCTCTGTTGGCCCGTGTTGGTGGGAATATTGAA GTACTTGGCTTTAATGCTCGTCAGCGAAAAGCCTTTCTTAATGCAATTATGCGATATGGGATGCCACCTCAGGATGCTTTTACCACCCAGTGGCTTGTGAGAGATCTGCGAGGCAAATCAGAGAAAGAGTTCAA GGcttatgtgtctctttttatgcgACATTTATGTGAGCCGGGGGCAGATGGGGCTGAGACCTTTGCTGATGGTGTCCCCCGAGAAGGCCTGTCTCGCCAGCATGTCCTTACTAGAATTGGTGTCATGTCCTTGATTCGAAAGAAG GTTCAGGAGTTTGAACATGTCAATGGGCGCTGGAGCATGCCTGAACTTGCTGAAGTAGAGGAGAACAAGAAAATGTCCCAGCCAGGGTCACCTTCCCCAAAGACTCCCACACCCTCCACTCCAGGGGACACACAACCCAATACCCCTGCACCTGCCCCACCTGCTG AGGATGggataaaaatagaagagaatagcCTCAAAGAAGAAGAGAGtgcagaaggagaaaaggaggttAAATCTGCAGCCCCAGAGGCCACTGTCGAG TGTACAcaaccccctgcccctgcctcagaGGATGAAAAAGTCCTTGTTGAACCTCccgagggagaggagaaagtggaaaaggcagaggtgaaggagagaacagaggaaCCGATGGAGACAGAGCCCAAAG GTGTTGCTGACGTGGAGAAGGTAGAGGAGAAGTCAGCAGTAGATCTGACTCCCATTGTGGTAGAGGACAAAG aagagaagaaagaagaagaagagaaaaaagaggtgaTGCTTCAGAATGGAGAGACCCCCAAGGACCTGAATGAcgagaagcagaaaaaaaatattaaacagcgATTTATGTTCAACATCGCAGATGGTGGTTTTACTG AGTTGCACTCCCTTTGGCAGAATGAGGAGCGGGCAGCCACAGTCACCAAGAAGACTTATGAGATCTGGCATCGGCGACATGACTACTGGCTGCTGGCTGGCATCATAAA
- the CHD4 gene encoding chromodomain-helicase-DNA-binding protein 4 isoform X1: protein MASGLGSPSPCSAGSEEEDMDALLNNSLPPPHPENEEDPEEDLSEAETPKLKKKKKPKKPRDPKIPKSKRQKKERMLLCRQLGDSSGEGPEFVEEEEEVALRSDSEGSDYTPGKKKKKKLGPKKEKKSKSKRKEEEEEDDDDDDSKEPKSSAQLLEDWGMEDIDHVFSEEDYRTLTNYKAFSQFVRPLIAAKNPKIAVSKMMMVLGAKWREFSTNNPFKGSSGASVAAAAAAAVAVVESMVTATEVAPPPPPVEVPIRKAKTKEGKGPNARRKPKGSPRVPDAKKPKPKKVAPLKIKLGGFGSKRKRSSSEDDDLDVESDFDDASINSYSVSDGSTSRSSRSRKKLRTTKKKKKGEEEVTAVDGYETDHQDYCEVCQQGGEIILCDTCPRAYHMVCLDPDMEKAPEGKWSCPHCEKEGIQWEAKEDNSEGEEILEEVGGDPEEEDDHHMEFCRVCKDGGELLCCDTCPSSYHIHCLNPPLPEIPNGEWLCPRCTCPALKGKVQKILIWKWGQPPSPTPVPRPPDADPNTPSPKPLEGRPERQFFVKWQGMSYWHCSWVSELQLELHCQVMFRNYQRKNDMDEPPSGDFGGDEEKSRKRKNKDPKFAEMEERFYRYGIKPEWMMIHRILNHSVDKKGHVHYLIKWRDLPYDQASWESEDVEIQDYDLFKQSYWNHRELMRGEEGRPGKKLKKVKLRKLERPPETPTVDPTVKYERQPEYLDATGGTLHPYQMEGLNWLRFSWAQGTDTILADEMGLGKTVQTAVFLYSLYKEGHSKGPFLVSAPLSTIINWEREFEMWAPDMYVVTYVGDKDSRAIIRENEFSFEDNAIRGGKKASRMKKEASVKFHVLLTSYELITIDMAILGSIDWACLIVDEAHRLKNNQSKFFRVLNGYSLQHKLLLTGTPLQNNLEELFHLLNFLTPERFHNLEGFLEEFADIAKEDQIKKLHDMLGPHMLRRLKADVFKNMPSKTELIVRVELSPMQKKYYKYILTRNFEALNARGGGNQVSLLNVVMDLKKCCNHPYLFPVAAMEAPKMPNGMYDGSALIRASGKLLLLQKMLKNLKEGGHRVLIFSQMTKMLDLLEDFLEHEGYKYERIDGGITGNMRQEAIDRFNAPGAQQFCFLLSTRAGGLGINLATADTVIIYDSDWNPHNDIQAFSRAHRIGQNKKVMIYRFVTRASVEERITQVAKKKMMLTHLVVRPGLGSKTGSMSKQELDDILKFGTEELFKDEATDGGGDNKEGEDSSVIHYDDKAIERLLDRNQDETEDTELQGMNEYLSSFKVAQYVVREEEMGEEEEVEREIIKQEESVDPDYWEKLLRHHYEQQQEDLARNLGKGKRIRKQVNYNDGSQEDRGVCGRPRPPPMGRSTRAVGPAHLPSLPPDWQDDQSDNQSDYSVASEEGDEDFDERSEAPRRPSRKGLRNDKDKPLPPLLARVGGNIEVLGFNARQRKAFLNAIMRYGMPPQDAFTTQWLVRDLRGKSEKEFKAYVSLFMRHLCEPGADGAETFADGVPREGLSRQHVLTRIGVMSLIRKKVQEFEHVNGRWSMPELAEVEENKKMSQPGSPSPKTPTPSTPGDTQPNTPAPAPPAEDGIKIEENSLKEEESAEGEKEVKSAAPEATVECTQPPAPASEDEKVLVEPPEGEEKVEKAEVKERTEEPMETEPKGVADVEKVEEKSAVDLTPIVVEDKEEKKEEEEKKEVMLQNGETPKDLNDEKQKKNIKQRFMFNIADGGFTELHSLWQNEERAATVTKKTYEIWHRRHDYWLLAGIINHGYARWQDIQNDPRYAILNEPFKGEMNRGNFLEIKNKFLARRFKLLEQALVIEEQLRRAAYLNMSEDPSHPSMALNTRFAEVECLAESHQHLSKESMAGNKPANAVLHKVLKQLEELLSDMKADVTRLPATIARIPPVAVRLQMSERNILSRLANRAPEPTPQQVAQQQ, encoded by the exons ATGGCGTCGGGCCTGGGCTCCCCGTCCCCCTGCTCGGCGGGCAGCGAGGAGGAGGATATGGATGCACTTTTGAACAacagcctgcccccaccccacccag AAAATGAAGAGGACCCAGAAGAGGATTTGTCAGAAGCAGAGACTCCAAAgctcaagaagaagaaaaagcctaAGAAGCCTCGGGACCCTAAAATCCCTAAGAGCAAGCGCCAAAAAAAGGAG cGTATGCTCTTATGCCGGCAGCTGGGGGACAGCTCTGGGGAGGGGCCGGAGtttgtggaggaggaggaagaggtggctCTGCGCTCAGACAGTGAGGGCAGCGACTATACCCCtggcaagaagaagaagaagaagcttggacctaagaaagaaaagaagagcaaatccaagaggaaggaagaggaggaggaggatgacgatgatgatgattcAAAG GAACCTAAATCGTCCGCTCAGCTCCTGGAAGACTGGGGCATGGAAGACATTGACCATGTGTTCTCAGAGGAGGATTATCGCACCCTCACCAACTACAAGGCCTTTAGCCAGTTTGTCCG ACCCCTCATTGCTGCCAAAAACCCCAAGATTGCTGTCTCCAAGATGATGATGGTTTTGGGTGCAAAGTGGCGTGAGTTTAGCACCAACAACCCCTTCAAAGGCAGTTCTGGGGCATCAGTggcggcagcagcggcagcagcggtGGCTGTCGTGGAGAGCATGGTGACGGCCACTGAAGTTgcaccacctcctccccctgTGGAGGTGCCTATCCGCAAGGCCAAGACCAAGGAGGGCAAAG GTCCTAATGCTCGGAGGAAGCCCAAGGGCAGCCCTCGTGTACCTGATGCCAAGAAGCCTAAACCCAAGAAAGTAGCTCCCCTGAAAATCAAGCTGGGAGGTTTTGGTTCTAAGCGGAAGAGATCCTCG AGTGAAGATGATGATTTAGATGTGGAATCTGACTTCGATGATGCTAGTATCAATAGCTATTCTGTTTCTGATGGTTCTACCAGCCGTAGTAGCCGCAGCCGCAAGAAACTCCgaaccactaaaaagaagaagaaag GCGAGGAGGAGGTGACTGCTGTGGATGGTTATGAGACAGACCACCAGGACTATTGCGAGGTGTGCCAGCAAGGCGGTGAGATCATCCTGTGTGATACCTGTCCCCGAGCTTACCACATGGTCTGCCTGGATCCGGATATGGAGAAGGCTCCTGAGGGCAAGTGGAGCTGCCCACACTGC GAGAAGGAAGGCATCCAGTGGGAGGCTAAAGAGGACAATTCGGAGGGTGAGGAGATCCTGGAAGAGGTTGGAGGAGACCCTGAAGAGGAGGATGACCACCATATGGAATTCTGTCGTGTCTGTAAAGACGGTGGGGAGCTGCTCTGCTGTGACACTTGTCCTTCATCCTACCACATCCACTGTCTGAACCCCCCACTTCCAGAGATCCCTAATGGTGAATGGCTCTGTCCCCGTTGTACG TGTCCAGCTCTTAAGGGCAAAGTTCAGAAGATTCTAATCTGGAAGTGGGGTCAGCCACCATCTCCCACACCAGTGCCTCGGCCTCCAGATGCTGATCCCAATACTCCCTCCCCTAAGCCCCTGGAGGGGCGGCCAGAGCGGCAGTTCTTTGTGAAATGGCAAGGCATGTCTTATTGGCACTGCTCCTGGGTGTCTGAACTGCAG TTGGAGCTGCACTGTCAAGTGATGTTTCGAAACTACCAGCGGAAGAACGATATGGATGAACCACCATCTGGGGACTTTGGTGGTGATGAAGAGAAGAGCCGAAAGCGCAAGAACAAAGACCCTAAATTTGCAGAGATGGAGGAACGTTTCTATCGCTATGGGATAAAACCTGAGTGGATGATGATCCACCGAATTCTTAACCACAG TGTGGATAAGAAGGGCCATGTCCATTACTTGATCAAGTGGCGGGACTTACCCTATGATCAGGCATCCTGGGagagtgaggatgtggagatacAGGACTACGACCTGTTCAAGCAGAGCTATTGGAACCACAG GGAGTTAATGAGGGGTGAGGAAGGACGACCAGGCAAGAAGCTCAAGAAGGTGAAGCTGAGAAAGTTGGAGAGGCCTCCTGAAACTCCAACAGTTGAT CCAACAGTGAAGTATGAGCGACAGCCAGAGTACCTGGATGCTACAGGTGGAACCCTGCACCCCTATcagatggagggcttgaactggTTGCGCTTCTCCTGGGCTCAGGGCACTGACACCATCTTGGCTGATGAGATGGGCCTTGGGAAGACTGTCCAAACAGCAGTCTTCCTCTATTCTCTCTACAAGGAG GGTCATTCCAAAGGCCCCTTCCTAGTGAGTGCCCCTCTTTCTACCATCATCAACTGGGAGCGGGAGTTTGAAATGTGGGCTCCAGATATGTATGTGGTGACGTATGTGGGTGACAAAGACAGCCGTGCCATCATCCGAGAGAATGAGTTCTCTTTTGAAGACAACGCCATTCGTGGTGGCAAGAAAGCCTCTCGCATGAAG AAAGAGGCATCTGTGAAATTCCATGTGCTGCTGACGTCTTATGAGTTGATCACCATTGACATGGCTATCTTGGGTTCCATTGATTGGGCATGCCTCATTGTGGATGAAGCGCATCGGCTCAAGAACAATCAGTCAAAG TTCTTCCGGGTCTTAAATGGTTACTCACTTCAACACAAACTGTTGCTGACCGGGACTCCATTACAAAACAATCTAGAAGAGTTGTTTCATCTCCTCAACTTTCTCACCCCAGAGAGGTTCCA caATTTGGAAGGCTTTTTGGAGGAGTTTGCAGACATTGCCAAGGAAGACCAGATTAAAAAACTGCACGATATGCTGGGCCCTCACATGTTGCGGCGGCTCAAAGCTGACGTGTTCAAAAATATGCCATCCAAGACAGAACTGATTGTGCGTGTGGAGCTGAGCCCCATGCAGAA GAAATACTACAAGTACATCCTCACTCGAAATTTTGAAGCACTCAATGCTCGAGGGGGTGGCAACCAGGTCTCTCTGCTGAATGTGGTGATGGATCTTAAGAAGTGCTGCAACCACCCATATCTTTTCCCTGTGGCTGCGATG GAAGCCCCTAAAATGCCCAATGGCATGTATGATGGCAGTGCTCTAATCCGAGCATCTGGAAAATTATTGCTGCTACAGAAGATGCTTAAGAACCTTAAGGAGGGTGGGCACCGTGTACTCATCTTCTCTCAG ATGACCAAGATGCTGGACTTGTTGGAGGATTTCTTGGAACATGAAGGTTATAAGTATGAACGTATTGATGGTGGGATAACTGGGAACATGCGACAAGAGGCCATTGACCGCTTCAATG CACCGGGTGCTCAACAGTTCTGCTTCTTGCTTTCTACTCGAGCTGGGGGCCTTGGAATCAATCTGGCCACTGCTGACACAGTTATTATCTATGACTCTGACTGGAACCCCCATAATGACATCCAG GCTTTTAGTAGAGCTCACCGTATTGGGCAGAATAAGAAGGTGATGATATATCGGTTTGTGACCCGTGCGTCAGTGGAGGAGCGCATCACGCAGGTGGCAAAGAAGAAGATGATGCTGACGCATCTAGTGGTTCGGCCTGGGCTGGGCTCCAAGACTGGATCCATGTCCAAACAGGAGCTTGATGACATCCTCAAGTTTGGCACTGAAGAACTATTTAAGGATGAAGCCACAGATGGAG GAGGAGACAACAAAGAGGGAGAAGATAGCAGTGTTATCCACTATGATGATAAGGCCATTGAGCGACTTCTGGACCGTAACCAGGATGagacagaagacacagaattgcaGGGCATGAATGAATATTTGAGCTCATTCAAAGTGGCCCAGTACGTGGTGCGGGAAGAAGAGATGGGG gaggaagaggaggtagAACGAGAAAtcataaaacaggaagaaagtgTGGATCCTGACTACTGGGAGAAATTGCTGCGGCACCATTATGAGCAGCAGCAAGAAGATCTAGCCCGAAATCtgggcaaaggaaaaagaatccgTAAACAGGTCAACTACAATGATGGCTCCCAGGAGGACCGAGGTGTGTgtggccggccccgccccccacccatgGGCCGTTCCACTAGAGCAGTGGGCCCCGCTcatctgccctctctccctccagatTGGCAGGACGACCAGTCCGACAACCAGTCCGATTATTCAGTGGCCTCAGAGGAAGGTGATGAAGACTTTGATGAACGCTCAGAAG CTCCCCGCAGGCCCAGTCGCAAGGGCCTGCGGAATGATAAAGATAAGCCATTGCCTCCTCTGTTGGCCCGTGTTGGTGGGAATATTGAA GTACTTGGCTTTAATGCTCGTCAGCGAAAAGCCTTTCTTAATGCAATTATGCGATATGGGATGCCACCTCAGGATGCTTTTACCACCCAGTGGCTTGTGAGAGATCTGCGAGGCAAATCAGAGAAAGAGTTCAA GGcttatgtgtctctttttatgcgACATTTATGTGAGCCGGGGGCAGATGGGGCTGAGACCTTTGCTGATGGTGTCCCCCGAGAAGGCCTGTCTCGCCAGCATGTCCTTACTAGAATTGGTGTCATGTCCTTGATTCGAAAGAAG GTTCAGGAGTTTGAACATGTCAATGGGCGCTGGAGCATGCCTGAACTTGCTGAAGTAGAGGAGAACAAGAAAATGTCCCAGCCAGGGTCACCTTCCCCAAAGACTCCCACACCCTCCACTCCAGGGGACACACAACCCAATACCCCTGCACCTGCCCCACCTGCTG AGGATGggataaaaatagaagagaatagcCTCAAAGAAGAAGAGAGtgcagaaggagaaaaggaggttAAATCTGCAGCCCCAGAGGCCACTGTCGAG TGTACAcaaccccctgcccctgcctcagaGGATGAAAAAGTCCTTGTTGAACCTCccgagggagaggagaaagtggaaaaggcagaggtgaaggagagaacagaggaaCCGATGGAGACAGAGCCCAAAG GTGTTGCTGACGTGGAGAAGGTAGAGGAGAAGTCAGCAGTAGATCTGACTCCCATTGTGGTAGAGGACAAAG aagagaagaaagaagaagaagagaaaaaagaggtgaTGCTTCAGAATGGAGAGACCCCCAAGGACCTGAATGAcgagaagcagaaaaaaaatattaaacagcgATTTATGTTCAACATCGCAGATGGTGGTTTTACTG AGTTGCACTCCCTTTGGCAGAATGAGGAGCGGGCAGCCACAGTCACCAAGAAGACTTATGAGATCTGGCATCGGCGACATGACTACTGGCTGCTGGCTGGCATCATAAA